A single window of Coffea eugenioides isolate CCC68of chromosome 7, Ceug_1.0, whole genome shotgun sequence DNA harbors:
- the LOC113777723 gene encoding leucine-rich repeat receptor-like protein kinase PEPR1 has translation MGSLSLLSFSSGLVLIILQLMFLHAHSKTYWKDVSVLKQLKDSVDPKSVTPGSCLSSWDFGVDPCDNLFGDKFTCGLRCDVVLPSGSRVTELALDQAGYWGSLASVSWELPYLQKLDLSGNHFTGGIPDSFSYLTRLQQLGLSGNSFSGSVPDSLGALSSLEEMYLDNNNLEGTIPSSLNGLSNLKRLEIQGNKFAGPFPELGQLGNLYFLDASNNAISGELLATFPASLVELSMRNNSIEGSLPASLSNLPYLQVLDLSHNKLSGSVPASLFTHPSLEQLTLSYNQLGWVEAPANSGLNSEVIAIDLSNNEIRGFLPGFLGMMPKLSALALENNKLTGMIPTQYALKVLLPQGQGVSQFERLLLGGNYLFGPIPGQFLGLKPGSVTINLGDNCLYRCPLRLFFCDGGEQKSLMECKAFAPFIP, from the coding sequence ATGGGCTCTCTTTCTCTACTCTCTTTTTCTTCAGGTCTGGTCTTAATCATCCTCCAGCTAATGTTCTTGCATGCACACTCTAAAACATATTGGAAAGATGTTTCAGTCTTGAAGCAGCTCAAAGACAGCGTCGACCCCAAGTCGGTGACTCCTGGCTCGTGTTTGAGCTCCTGGGATTTCGGGGTCGACCCGTGTGATAATCTTTTCGGCGATAAGTTCACCTGCGGCCTGAGGTGTGACGTCGTCCTGCCTTCCGGGAGCCGAGTCACCGAACTCGCTCTTGACCAGGCGGGTTACTGGGGCTCACTCGCTTCTGTTTCCTGGGAATTGCCTTATCTTCAGAAGCTTGATCTCTCCGGGAATCATTTCACTGGCGGGATTCCCGACTCCTTCTCCTACTTGACTCGGCTTCAGCAACTCGGTCTTTCCGGCAACTCGTTCTCGGGATCGGTGCCTGACTCGCTCGGCGCTCTTTCCAGCCTCGAGGAGATGTACCTCGATAACAACAATCTTGAGGGGACGATCCCATCAAGTCTCAACGGGTTGTCTAATTTAAAAAGGCTCGAAATTCAAGGGAATAAGTTCGCTGGCCCGTTCCCTGAGCTGGGCCAACTGGGCAACCTCTATTTTCTTGATGCTAGTAACAATGCCATCTCCGGGGAGCTTCTTGCCACATTTCCGGCATCCCTCGTCGAGCTTTCCATGAGGAATAACAGCATAGAGGGAAGCCTTCCGGCTAGTTTGAGTAATTTGCCTTATCTACAAGTCTTGGACCTGAGTCATAACAAACTGAGCGGGTCAGTCCCCGCGAGCCTGTTCACTCACCCGTCCTTGGAACAGCTGACTCTGTCTTATAATCAACTAGGGTGGGTCGAGGCTCCGGCGAATTCAGGTCTGAATAGTGAGGTCATTGCTATTGATTTGAGTAATAATGAGATCCGTGGGTTTCTGCCTGGGTTCTTGGGCATGATGCCCAAATTGTCAGCTTTGGCGTTGGAAAACAATAAGTTGACGGGCATGATTCCGACACAATACGCCCTGAAGGTACTGTTGCCGCAGGGTCAAGGGGTGTCCCAATTTGAGAGGCTATTGCTTGGGGGAAACTACTTGTTCGGACCCATACCGGGGCAGTTTCTGGGTTTGAAACCGGGTTCGGTTACGATTAATTTGGGAGACAATTGCTTGTACCGGTGTCCTCTGAGATTATTCTTTTGTGATGGTGGGGAGCAGAAGTCTTTGATGGAGTGCAAAGCCTTTGCCCCATTTATTCCTTGA
- the LOC113778452 gene encoding probable leucine-rich repeat receptor-like protein kinase At1g35710 yields the protein MTKELNPICTWCQRRALLLMFSFFLFSASLLTSDACHPADKAALLDFKNKITSDPSKLLHTWTPTTDCCKSWQGIACDTSGRVVNVSRSGLTGDDFILDTSMSGTLSPLLANISYLQLLDLSNLKDLQGHIPPEFGKLSRLTHLFLDSNKITGSIPVALRYLYKLKKLYLSDNQLSGTVPSPIFESLTLLSELGLSGNRLSGPIPSSIGKLVSLTKLDIFQNSFSGSIPESLGNLKDLEYVDFSYNQLTGKIPESIGGLSNLVLLYANHNQLSGSIPPPISGLYSLQFCRLSDNTLTGSIPASIGNLRNIQRLIFENNRLTGKLPATIGHLAGLTDIFFSNNIFTGKIPSSFGNLRNLQTLDLSRNQLSGPIPPQVAQLQRLQSLDLSFNPLGLVSIPNWFQELKVFRLLLAKTGLQGQLPQWLASSSLSTLDLSDNELTGKLPNWIGNMTNLSYLNLSKNAFHSSIPEEFKNLSLLMDLDLHSNKFSGGLKTILSKHFQDPLGRYNSIDLSYNLFGGSMEEAIGDEPSLASLVILILSHNRLEGSIPKSLGKLSGLMTLLLSHNYLSGEIPEEVLNLKSLQDFDVAGNKLSGRIPAHNATIPKTAFLGNPGLCGAPLPPCKHS from the coding sequence ATGACAAAGGAGCTGAATCCTATATGCACCTGGTGCCAAAGAAGGGCACTTCTGCTAATGTTCAGTTTCTTCCTCTTCTCTGCCTCATTGTTAACATCTGATGCTTGTCATCCAGCGGACAAAGCAGCGCTGCTAGACTTCAAGAACAAGATCACATCAGACCCCTCAAAATTGCTCCATACATGGACTCCAACAACAGATTGCTGTAAAAGCTGGCAGGGTATCGCTTGTGACACCTCTGGCAGAGTAGTGAACGTCTCTCGATCTGGCCTTACTGGTGATGACTTCATACTCGATACATCCATGTCTGGAACTTTATCTCCTTTGCTTGCCAACATCTCCTATCTTCAATTGCTCGACCTCAGCAACCTCAAGGATTTGCAGGGTCACATTCCTCCCGAATTTGGCAAGTTATCGCGCCTAACTCATCTTTTTCTCGATTCAAACAAGATTACGGGATCCATACCTGTTGCATTGCGATATCTATACAAGCTGAAGAAGCTATATCTCAGCGACAATCAGCTATCTGGTACTGTACCTTCACCTATCTTTGAATCTTTAACATTGCTTTCAGAACTTGGGCTTTCAGGAAATAGACTGTCCGGTCCAATACCGTCTTCTATTGGCAAGTTAGTTTCACTAACTAAGCTTGACATTTTCCAAAACAGCTTCTCTGGTAGTATTCCAGAAAGTCTTGGAAATCTCAAGGATCTAGAGTATGTTGATTTTTCGTATAACCAATTGACTGGAAAGATACCAGAATCAATTGGTGGCCTCTCCAATTTAGTGCTGTTATATGCAAATCATAATCAGCTTAGTGGAAGCATTCCTCCTCCTATCTCTGGACTCTATTCATTACAGTTTTGCCGTTTATCAGACAACACGTTAACTGGCAGCATCCCAGCATCAATTGGCAATCTTCGGAATATTCAACGACTGATCTTTGAGAACAACAGGCTTACTGGGAAACTACCTGCAACTATAGGACATCTTGCTGGTCTTACAGATATATTCTTCTCCAATAACATCTTCACAGGAAAGATCCCATCAAGTTTTGGCAATCTGCGAAACTTACAGACGCTAGATTTGTCACGAAACCAACTCAGTGGTCCGATCCCTCCACAGGTAGCTCAATTGCAGAGATTACAGTCGTTGGACCTGTCATTTAATCCTCTTGGACTAGTGAGCATACCCAATTGGTTCCAAGAATTAAAGGTATTTCGCCTCTTGTTGGCTAAAACAGGTCTCCAAGGACAGCTTCCACAATGGTTGGCTTCATCATCACTGTCAACTCTGGATTTATCAGACAATGAACTGACAGGAAAATTGCCCAATTGGATAGGAAACATGACAAACCTCTCCTATCTGAATTTATCGAAGAATGCATTCCACTCTTCAATTCCGGAGGAATTCAAGAATCTCTCCCTTCTGATGGATCTTGATCTTCACTCCAACAAATTCTCGGGAGGGCTGAAAACCATTTTGTCGAAACATTTCCAAGATCCACTTGGGCGCTATAACTCCATTGATCTTTCCTACAATCTATTTGGTGGTTCCATGGAGGAGGCCATTGGAGACGAACCGTCATTAGCTTCCCTTGTTATCCTAATTCTGTCGCACAATCGACTAGAAGGGTCCATACCGAAGTCACTAGGAAAATTAAGTGGACTGATGACTTTACTGCTATCGCATAACTATTTGAGTGGTGAAATCCCGGAAGAAGTTCTGAATCTAAAATCGCTCCAAGATTTTGACGTCGCTGGGAACAAGCTAAGTGGAAGAATTCCTGCTCACAACGCCACCATCCCAAAGACTGCATTTTTAGGCAATCCTGGCTTGTGTGGAGCTCCACTACCTCCTTGCAAGCACTCCTAA
- the LOC113777609 gene encoding GATA transcription factor 5: MLYRTHHHPFLFPLNPSFTSSSLSSSASSSPHPFPLPLPLPPTAPPHSFSPTSSPQVVVAREEGMEGALKSSFRPDVAPLKTNPHSHHLHQHQQPAFSDDMLAVNNNGQNMENDFFVDDLLDFSNAPAEDPEEHKPHEKLDENESATTSITTKSNVTLSPKDEFGSLPDSALDVPADDLESLEWLSHFVEDSFSEYSLTCPVSKFPPAPAKARSEPEAPVETKPSFTTPVQTKARTKRARTGGRVWSLVGSPSLTESSSSSTSSSSTTTSSSSPQPCNPWLAYSSPSQCQTQQTAESLVGKLPVKKQKKKPMGLDSAGGGGGYSGGGQQPRRCSHCGVQKTPQWRAGPLGAKTLCNACGVRYKSGRLLPEYRPACSPTFSSELHSNNHRKVLEMRRKKEVETGLTPPPVQSF; this comes from the exons ATGCTTTACCGAACTCACCACCACCCTTTTCTGTTCCCTCTTAACCCTTCTTTTACCTCGTCTTCCCTATCTTCTTCTGCTTCTTCTTCCCCTCATCctttccctctccctctccctctccctcctaCTGCTCCTCCTCATTCCTTTTCTCCCACTTCTTCTCCTCAG GTTGTCGTTGCTCGGGAAGAGGGAATGGAAGGAGCGTTGAAGAGCAGTTTTAGGCCGGACGTGGCACCGTTAAAAACTAACCCGCACTCCCACCACCTGCACCAGCACCAGCAGCCGGCGTTCTCGGATGACATGTTGGCTGTTAATAATAACGGTCAAAATATGGAAAACGACTTCTTCGTTGACGACCTTCTTGATTTTTCTAATGCTCCCGCCGAGGACCCTGAAGAACATAAACCCCATGAAAAGTTAGACGAAAATGAAAGCGCCACCACCTCCATAACCACCAAGTCTAATGTTACTTTGTCTCCAAAAGACGAATTTGGGTCTCTCCCTGACAGCGCACTCGATGTTCCG GCGGATGATTTGGAAAGCCTTGAATGGCTATCTCATTTCGTCGAAGACTCATTTTCCGAATACTCCCTCACATGCCCTGTCTCAAAATTCCCACCGGCGCCAGCCAAAGCCCGGTCTGAACCGGAAGCACCGGTTGAGACCAAGCCTTCTTTCACCACTCCGGTTCAAACAAAGGCCAGAACCAAGCGCGCCAGGACTGGCGGGAGAGTTTGGTCACTCGTTGGCTCGCCTTCGCTCACCGAGTCATCCTCGTCTTCGACGTCTTCGTCCTCCACAACGACGTCGTCTTCGTCGCCCCAGCCGTGTAATCCTTGGCTCGCTTACTCGAGCCCGAGTCAGTGCCAAACTCAGCAGACGGCCGAGTCCTTGGTTGGGAAACTCCCGGTGAAGAAGCAGAAGAAAAAGCCCATGGGGCTGGACTCCGCCGGCGGAGGGGGAGGATATAGCGGTGGTGGTCAGCAGCCGCGGAGGTGCAGCCATTGCGGTGTTCAGAAGACTCCACAGTGGAGAGCCGGACCGTTGGGGGCAAAAACGCTTTGTAACGCATGCGGGGTCCGTTATAAGTCGGGGCGGCTGTTACCCGAATACCGGCCCGCCTGTAGCCCCACTTTCTCAAGCGAGCTGCACTCCAATAATCATCGGAAAGTTTTGGAAATGAGGAGGAAGAAAGAGGTGGAAACCGGCCTTACCCCTCCCCCGGTGCAGAGTTTTTGA
- the LOC113777971 gene encoding ctenidin-1-like, protein MGFGPLLFVVLLISPYVVCGLHGQHAKDGNVIDHHNGTSSEKKLPHGLHVDTGREQEKNATSSNQVVELNGNQVAHYGGSGGEGGGGGGGGAGGGGGGGGGGGGGSGSGGGRGGGRRKRRGKHTCGRRGGSGGGGAGSGGGGGGGGGGGNGGGHGWGSGSGGGGGGV, encoded by the exons ATGGGGTTTGGGCCATTGCTGTTTGTTGTATTGCTGATTAGCCCGTACGTTGTTTGTGGTTTGCATGGTCAACATGCAAAGGATGGGAATGTGATTGATCACCACAATGGTACGAGTTCTGAAAAGAAGCTGCCACATGGCTTGCATGTTGATACAGGACGCGAGCaagaaaaaaatgcaacttCAAGTAATCAAGTTGTGGAGTTAAATGGCAATCAGGTTGCGCACTATGGAGGTAGTGGAGGAGAAGGAGGGGGTGGAGGCGGCGGCGGTGCTGGTGGAGGCGGAGGCGGAGGCGGAGGCGGAGGCGGTGGAAGTGGTAGTGGTGGAGGGAGAGGTGGTGGAAGGAGGAAAAGGAGAGGAAAACATACATGCGGTAGAAGGGGAGGAAGTGGCGGCGGAGGTGCTggcagtggtggtggtggaggaggaggcGGTGGTGGTGGAAATGGTGGAGGCCATGGTTGGGGAAGTgggagtggtggtggtggcggtggcg TTTGA